From the genome of Miscanthus floridulus cultivar M001 chromosome 10, ASM1932011v1, whole genome shotgun sequence, one region includes:
- the LOC136489171 gene encoding anther-specific proline-rich protein APG-like, with amino-acid sequence MPSHKQLVASGFTLALLLTSHSGAEATGTGGLCESRLHWSICKANWMCTALCCVAMRGYTGGYCSSYTDTSQVAPAWLGFHSCVCTKVCDGGPPPEPWVQPPSTPGVQPPPMPTPSVQPPPMPTPWVKPPPMPTPWVQPPPMPPCFNPLPMPTPCFKPPLMPTPWVQPPPMPTPCVKAPPMPTPCVKPPPMPTPWVEPPPTPGVQPLPVPMPWVQPWPMPTPWVKPPAEKQPVNHRCRGAQLME; translated from the exons ATGCCCTCCCACAAGCAACTAGTGGCCTCTGGCTTCACCCTGGCCCTGCTCCTCACGTCACATT CTGGAGCTGAGGCAACAGGGACAGGAGGACTATGCGAATCGCGGTTGCACTGGTCTATCTGCAAGGCCAATTGGATGTGTACGGCCTTGTGCTGTGTCGCCATGAGAGGCTACACTGGTGGCTACTGCTCTAGCTATACGGACACAAGCCAAGTTGCGCCTGCTTGGCTAGGTTTTCACTCGTGTGTCTGCACCAAGGTGTGCGATGGCGGGCCACCGCCGGAGCCTTGGGTCCAGCCACCATCAACGCCTGGGGTTCAGCCTCCGCCCATGCCAACTCCTTCGGTACAGCCTCCACCGATGCCTACTCCTTGGGTGAAGCCTCCACCGATGCCGACGCCTTGGGTCCAGCCTCCGCCGATGCCGCCTTGTTTCAATCCTCTGCCGATGCCGACGCCATGTTTCAAGCCTCCACTAATGCCAACGCCATGGGTCCAGCCTCCGCCAATGCCAACGCCTTGTGTCAAGGCTCCACCGATGCCAACGCCTTGTGTCAAGCCTCCACCGATGCCGACACCTTGGGTCGAGCCTCCACCGACACCTGGGGTTCAGCCTCTGCCAGTGCCGATGCCTTGGGTCCAACCTTGGCCGATGCCGACGCCTTGGGTCAAGCCTCCAGCAGAGAAGCAACCAGTCAACCACCGCTGCCGGGGTGCTCAACTAATGGAGTAG